In Armatimonadota bacterium, the following proteins share a genomic window:
- a CDS encoding VWA domain-containing protein translates to MVDGKVLARRAVVLLGMLLFTGIVVNHGRSALVRADDLVAPGVGRCGELQIVGPEGRVTSACPLKHTSVVADIPGTCARVKVTQEFFNPTADKIEAVYVFPLPDDAAVDWMEMKVGERTIKGEIKEREEARRIYEQARQEGHVTALLDQERPNIFTQSVANIMPGETVLVTISYLQILNYEDGEYEFVFPMVVGPRYMPGAPTGNTGGGIFPDTDKVPDGSKISPPITPRGIRAGHDISIEVRIDAGIPITGIRSRQHQIVVERSGESGAVVTLKQLKVLPNKDFILNYRADGGGIQTGVLCHTRAEGDGFFTLIVQPPAKPQASSIIPKEMIFVIDSSGSMMGEPIEKAKETMALCIEQMNPYDTFQLISFSNDVTRLFDKPQPNTPDNRLMGLTFLRDRMGSGGTEMMKPIMEALTPPPDGSRLRIVCFMTDGYVGNDMEIMDAIKKNLGESRVFAFGVGSSVNRYLLDGMAKIGKGAVEYVTLGEPGSEPANRFADRIGNPLLTDVKVDWGNLAVTQIYPESAPDLFSAKPLIFKGRYSKPGSGKVTISGMCGDEPWSQTVDVVLSANEPGHAALPALWAREYIAMLMEQDLAGIQEGKPNPEIKDSIIRTALDFRLMSQYTSFVAVEEKIFTQGGTPVKVMVPVEMPEGVQYEGIFGLEDRKDGGFGGMARRGVAYKMAAPSAASGRPAAGVVMNGPVSAASPPQSFYSWGLAMDVASGGSYRLDPELEKLIEAWKKDGKAPKDSKVKIESGKAQVMIWVAAVTPENIKKLKDLGCEIKTSSSASSGILAWAPVEKLKEISELGFVQQVRVPVYGK, encoded by the coding sequence ATGGTGGACGGAAAGGTTCTGGCTCGGAGAGCTGTCGTGCTCCTAGGCATGCTGCTTTTCACAGGTATTGTGGTGAATCACGGGCGATCCGCTCTGGTGAGGGCTGACGACCTGGTTGCGCCGGGAGTCGGAAGGTGCGGCGAACTGCAGATCGTCGGCCCGGAAGGTCGGGTCACGAGCGCGTGTCCGCTCAAGCACACTTCGGTCGTCGCCGATATCCCCGGCACATGCGCCCGCGTCAAGGTGACCCAGGAGTTCTTCAACCCTACGGCCGACAAGATCGAGGCCGTCTACGTCTTCCCGCTCCCGGACGACGCCGCCGTTGACTGGATGGAGATGAAGGTCGGCGAGCGGACGATCAAGGGCGAGATCAAGGAACGCGAGGAGGCGAGGCGAATCTACGAGCAGGCCAGGCAGGAAGGCCACGTGACCGCGCTGCTCGACCAGGAGCGGCCCAACATCTTCACCCAGTCCGTCGCCAACATCATGCCCGGTGAGACGGTGCTCGTGACTATCAGCTACCTGCAGATACTCAACTACGAGGACGGCGAATACGAGTTCGTCTTCCCGATGGTCGTCGGCCCGCGATACATGCCCGGCGCGCCGACCGGAAACACCGGCGGAGGGATATTCCCGGACACGGACAAGGTGCCCGACGGCTCGAAGATCAGCCCGCCGATCACCCCTCGCGGAATCCGGGCGGGGCATGATATCTCGATCGAGGTGAGGATAGACGCCGGCATCCCGATCACCGGCATCAGGTCCAGGCAGCACCAGATCGTGGTCGAGCGGAGCGGCGAGTCGGGCGCGGTAGTGACCCTGAAGCAGCTCAAGGTCCTGCCGAACAAGGACTTTATCCTGAACTACCGTGCGGACGGCGGCGGCATTCAGACCGGCGTGCTGTGCCATACCCGTGCCGAGGGCGACGGCTTCTTCACATTGATCGTCCAGCCGCCCGCGAAGCCGCAGGCGTCGAGCATCATCCCCAAAGAGATGATCTTTGTCATAGATTCGTCCGGTTCGATGATGGGCGAGCCGATCGAGAAGGCGAAGGAGACCATGGCCCTCTGCATAGAGCAGATGAACCCCTACGACACGTTCCAGCTCATCTCTTTCTCGAATGACGTCACCAGGTTGTTCGACAAGCCTCAGCCGAACACGCCCGACAACAGGCTCATGGGCCTCACGTTCCTGCGCGACCGGATGGGCAGTGGCGGCACGGAGATGATGAAACCGATCATGGAAGCGCTGACCCCGCCGCCCGATGGAAGCCGCCTGCGCATCGTCTGCTTCATGACCGACGGCTACGTCGGCAACGACATGGAGATCATGGATGCCATCAAGAAGAATCTTGGAGAGTCCAGGGTCTTCGCGTTCGGAGTCGGATCTAGTGTCAACCGCTACCTGCTGGACGGCATGGCGAAGATCGGGAAGGGCGCGGTCGAGTACGTCACGCTCGGTGAGCCCGGTAGTGAGCCTGCCAACAGGTTTGCCGACCGGATCGGCAACCCGCTGCTGACCGACGTCAAGGTTGACTGGGGCAACCTGGCGGTCACTCAGATCTATCCGGAGTCCGCCCCCGATCTCTTCAGCGCGAAGCCGTTGATCTTCAAGGGCCGATACTCGAAGCCCGGCTCGGGCAAGGTCACGATCAGCGGTATGTGCGGCGACGAACCCTGGAGTCAGACGGTGGACGTTGTATTGTCGGCGAACGAGCCCGGCCACGCCGCCCTCCCGGCTCTCTGGGCGCGCGAGTACATCGCCATGCTGATGGAGCAGGACCTTGCTGGAATCCAGGAGGGCAAGCCGAACCCCGAGATCAAGGACTCGATCATCAGGACCGCGCTCGACTTCCGCCTGATGAGCCAGTACACGTCATTCGTCGCGGTCGAGGAGAAGATATTCACCCAGGGCGGCACGCCGGTCAAGGTCATGGTCCCGGTCGAGATGCCCGAGGGCGTCCAGTATGAAGGCATCTTCGGCCTTGAGGATAGGAAAGACGGCGGGTTCGGCGGCATGGCGCGAAGAGGAGTGGCCTACAAGATGGCCGCGCCGAGTGCGGCATCGGGCCGTCCGGCCGCGGGTGTCGTGATGAACGGTCCGGTGTCGGCAGCGAGCCCTCCGCAATCGTTCTACAGCTGGGGCTTGGCTATGGATGTGGCGTCCGGCGGATCATATCGGCTGGACCCGGAACTCGAGAAGCTGATCGAGGCCTGGAAGAAGGACGGCAAGGCTCCGAAGGACTCGAAGGTCAAGATCGAGTCCGGCAAGGCGCAGGTGATGATCTGGGTCGCCGCGGTCACCCCGGAGAACATCAAGAAGCTGAAAGACCTCGGCTGCGAGATCAAGACGTCCTCGTCGGCGTCGAGCGGCATCCTCGCCTGGGCGCCCGTCGAGAAGCTGAAAGAGATATCGGAGCTCGGCTTCGTCCAGCAGGTCCGCGTCCCTGTCTACGGCAAGTAG
- a CDS encoding quinate 5-dehydrogenase, giving the protein MKRVVSVSLGSPKGDFHVTKTLLGQEVEISRVGTNGDLRRYAEMMRELDGKVDAIGLGGIDLYLYAGDRRYTIRDAARLAANAKTTPVVDGSGLKNTLERETFEWIQREGVMDFSDKNILVVCGVDRFGMAESAARMAHSVVFGDLMFNCGVPIPVKSYNSLMLVARTLLPIVCRLPFKWIYPTGKKQEQITPKHQDYFRRADVIAGDYKIIGRFMPPPESGALAGKLIVTNTLTQDDVQNLRDRGVKTLVTGTWELDGRTPGTNVIEGILVALSGKRPEEMTPADYLDLLRQLDWKPTVREL; this is encoded by the coding sequence ATGAAACGAGTCGTCAGCGTCAGTCTGGGCTCTCCGAAGGGTGATTTCCACGTCACCAAGACTCTCCTCGGCCAGGAGGTCGAGATATCGCGTGTCGGCACGAACGGCGACCTCCGCCGATACGCCGAGATGATGCGCGAACTCGACGGCAAGGTGGATGCCATCGGCCTCGGCGGCATAGACCTGTACCTCTATGCCGGCGACCGTCGATACACGATCCGCGACGCCGCCAGGCTCGCCGCCAACGCTAAGACGACGCCGGTGGTTGACGGCAGCGGGCTGAAGAACACTCTCGAGCGCGAAACCTTCGAGTGGATTCAGCGCGAGGGAGTCATGGACTTCTCCGACAAGAACATCCTCGTCGTCTGCGGGGTTGACCGGTTCGGAATGGCCGAATCGGCCGCCCGGATGGCGCACTCGGTCGTCTTCGGCGACCTGATGTTCAACTGCGGAGTCCCCATCCCTGTCAAGTCGTACAACAGCCTGATGCTCGTTGCCCGCACTCTTCTTCCGATCGTCTGCCGGCTGCCGTTCAAGTGGATATACCCCACCGGCAAGAAACAGGAACAGATCACCCCGAAGCACCAGGACTACTTCCGCCGGGCCGACGTCATCGCTGGCGACTACAAGATCATCGGGCGGTTCATGCCTCCGCCGGAGTCCGGCGCCCTCGCCGGGAAGCTGATAGTCACGAACACGCTTACCCAGGATGACGTGCAGAACCTGCGAGATCGAGGCGTCAAGACCCTCGTCACGGGCACGTGGGAACTCGATGGGCGGACGCCCGGCACCAACGTCATCGAAGGTATACTCGTCGCCCTCTCCGGCAAGCGCCCTGAGGAGATGACCCCCGCCGACTATCTCGACCTCCTCCGTCAACTCGACTGGAAACCGACGGTTCGTGAGCTATAG